From a region of the Larimichthys crocea isolate SSNF unplaced genomic scaffold, L_crocea_2.0 scaffold322, whole genome shotgun sequence genome:
- the LOC104934449 gene encoding pleckstrin homology domain-containing family G member 3 isoform X9: MGYQRSMWRSLAGGGAGGAGGAGHAVVRCSCSQEEVKISFRSTAEERRLRRVFVRRWFGRLSVSLLVRFLAPPSDARVADSPRLSSASVSSTERAPSATPSDSSDRRPLSLISTLSSGSGSSRDDLAPPPPAHSDIDLSPAGGAAESEGGSWPRPEPEGSGRGLNLTHTPSRAFSRRQQVSPFISGSMVPNRQLTYLDRVVMEIIETERTYVRDLRMIVEDYLAHIIDQCDLSIRPEQVCSLFGNIEDIYEFNSELLQALDLCDNNPVAIARCFVMKSEYFDIYTQYCTNYPNSVAALTECMRNKTLAKFFRDRQALLKRSLPLGSYLLKPVQRILKYHLLLQEIAKHFDPEEEGYEVVEEAIYTMTGVAWYINDMKRKHEHAVRLQEVQSLLLNWKGPDLTTYGELVLEGTFKVHRAKNERTLFLFDRMLLITKRRGEHYVYKTHISCSTLMLIESAKDSLSFSVTHYKHPKQPHTVQAKTVEEKKLWAHHIKRIILENHHAIIPQKAKDAILEMNPTYPHRYRYSPERLRKALSCQAEEIHRNSRQGRRQSEPTKQTLKSSGDKHSFLSDAADSKDADVDKNGRLPEEDKPAGTKATCEQASTVQLPQEKTSEPAEHPGPEPSSDLDRLASTPPRISASPQRSKELNLEPAENLSSGTPDSDSKTLSSGESSSEEEDDVKGAAEEEGEASSILPSSVLDKASAIAQHFTNSIKRGSQDDTRSLGCASPRLPSRTGSSLSLSADTTDRPLRLSSGCSDATETFAVADLTLLSPRDDSLFDTDRGIRRRRDSTLSRQDQLLIGKIKSYYEDAENQDASFSLQRRESLTYIPSGLVRSSVSRFNNIPKDAPVQTTPCSSTTSSTLQTSSAESNSALPTDTRGHMVSSDSWDFLKSDQRNTDPEDSEDSHRSRSQSMRDNLSEDEEFRPSSEMIKIWQTMEREITRSEDKRCREAQRDSRADDVCRSDTAMTPNKTCDGESGASDLSTITEESTSPSPIKHRTGSLKAFREEAFVLRALVPRVAQLKAEAEVDRPGEDSNQLDDVDKTKSKVLHLARQYSQRIKTTKPVVRQRNQGILISKKSLPCVLEEKESTGKPHLTLPLSHAGQIRSLTTGLACSSLGSSRVASPGRARSRSPLSPPQSSAIEGFNWPDVRELCSKYLEHGRSQKSPVSRSRSIPEQMFDGGLRRHSSCSSSLLLPDGASEEVPSFKLQDTSREERRKRLHRANSLDPRLSGEQLTELQKLQDQAANGNYSGYYVAAEAPLPNDPEHKIVVVEKLPEAESEPAETTKEEDDKDDNYVQIRSPTSREKISIMAVIDRCRVYQESDEYKQREEVKAKAEADTATNERDNESQKTSSDCGQKTDGGQQNIVKNLRDKFQNLS, translated from the exons ATGGGGTATCAGAGGAGCATGTGGCGTAGtctggctggaggaggagcaggaggagcaggaggagcaggtcaTGCTGTGGTGAGGTGTTCATGTtcacaggaggaggtgaagatcTCCTTCAGGAGCACTGCGGAGGAGCGGCGGCTCAGGCGAGTCTTCGTCCGCCGCTGGTTCG GTCGGCTGTCAGTGTCTCTGCTGGTCAGATTTTTAGCCCCGCCCTCTGACGCGCGGGTAGCCG actcCCCCCGCCTGTCCAGCGCCTCCGTCAGCAGTACTGAGCGCGCTCCGTCAGCCACGCCCTCTGACAGCTCGGACCGCCGCCCGCTCAGCCTGATCTCCACACTGTCCTCGGGCTCCGGGTCGTCCAGAGACGACCTCGCCCCGCCACCACCCGCCCACAGTGACATCGACCTGAGCCCTGCTGGGGGCGCTGCCGAGAGCGAGGGGGGGTCGTGGCCACGCCCAGAGCCCGAGGGGAGTGGGCGGGGCCTCAACCTCACGCACACACCGAGCAGAGCCTTCAGTCGGCGCCAGCAGGTGTCGCCGTTTATCAGCGGGAGCATGGTGCCGAACCGTCAGCTGACCTACCTGGACCGGGTCGTCATGGAGATCATAGAGACGGAGAGGACGTACGTCAGAGACCTGCGCATGATTGTCGAg GATTACCTGGCTCACATCATCGATCAGTGTGACCTGTCCATCCGTCCTGAACAGGTGTGCTCTCTGTTTGGAAACATCGAGGACATCTACGAGTTCAACAG CGAGCTGCTTCAGGCTCTCGACCTGTGTGACAACAACCCTGTCGCCATTGCCAGGTGTTTCGTCATGAAG AGTGAATACTTTGATATCTACACACAATACTGCACCAACTACCCAAA TTCGGTTGCCGCGTTGACGGAGTGCATGAGGAATAAAACTCTGGCAAAGTTTTTTCGGGATCGTCAGGCGTTGTTGAAGCGTTCGCTGCCTCTCGGTTCATACCTGCTCAAACCTGTTCAGAGGATCCTCAAATACCACCTGCTGCTCCAG GAGATAGCGAAGCACTTTGACCCAGAGGAGGAGGGTTatgaggtggtggaggaggccATCTACACCATGACGGGAGTCGCCTGGTACATCAACGACATGAAGAGGAAACACGAGCACGCCGTCAGACTGCAG GAGGTTCAGTCTCTGCTGCTGAACTGGAAGGGTCCGGACCTCACCACGTATGGAGAACTGGTTCTGGAGGGAACCTTCAAAGTTCATCGAGCTAAAAACGAAAGAACGCTCTTCCTGTTTGACCGCATGCTGCTCATCACCAAACGCCGCGGAGAACACTACGTCTACAAGACGCACATCTCA tgttccACTCTGATGCTGATTGAAAGTGCCAAAGACTCTCTGAGCTTCAGCGTTACTCATTACAAACACCCCAAACAGCCTCACACCGTCCAG GCGAAGAcggtggaggagaagaagttGTGGGCTCATCACATCAAACGCATCATTCTGGAGAACCACCACGCCATCATCCCACAGAAG GCTAAAGACGCCATCTTGGAAATGAACCCTACAT ACCCTCACAGGTATCGCTACAGTCCTGAGCGGCTGAGGAAAGCTCTGTCCTGTCAGGCTGAAGAGATTCACCGTAACAGCCGCCAGGGACGACGACAGTCCG aacCGACCAAACAGACGTTGAAGAGCAGCGGAGATAAACACAGCTTCCTGTCTGATG CAGCCGACTCAAAG GACGCTGATGTCGACAAAAATGGACGACTTCCTGAAGAAGACAAGCCAGCTGGAACTAAAGCGACCTGTGAGCAG GCCTCCACAGTACAGCTGCCACAGGAGAAGACGTCTGAACCTGCAGAACACCCTGGACCAGAACCGTCCTCTGATCTGGACAGGTTGGCCTCTACGCCTCCGAGGATCTCAGCGTCACCTCAAAGATCAAAAGAACTGAATCTAGAGCCGGCAGAGAATCTGTCCTCTGGCACGCCAGATTCAGACTCAAAGACTTTAAGCAGCGGGGAATCATcgtcggaggaggaggacgatgtAAAGGGGGCAGcggaagaagagggtgaagcTAGCAgcatccttccttcctctgtcctgGACAAAGCCAGCGCCATCGCTCAGCACTTCACCAACAGCATCAAACGAGGCAGCCAGGACGACACCCGCTCCCTCGGCTGTGCTTCACCACGGCTGCCCAGCAGGACCGGCAGCAGCCTCAGCCTCAGTGCCGATACCACCGATCGACCTTTGCGGCTCAGCAGTGGCTGTTCTGATGCAACGGAGACCTTCGCCGTGGCAGACTTGACCCTGCTGTCTCCTCGGGATGACAGCCTCTTTGACACTGACCGAGGAATTCGGCGCAGGCGGGACTCGACACTGTCCAGGCAGGACCAGTTACTGATTGGCAAAATCAAGAGTTACTATGAGGACGCTGAGAACCAGGACGCGTCCTTCAGCCTCCAGCGTAGAGAGAGCCTGACGTACATCCCGTCTGGGCTGGTTAGGAGCTCCGTCAGCAGGTTCAACAACATCCCAAAGGATGCACCTGTTCAGACAACCCCATGCTCCTCCACCACATCCTCCACTCTGCAGACTTCTTCAGCGGAGTCAAACTCAGCTTTGCCCACAGATACCCGGGGTCACATGGTCTCCAGTGACTCTTGGGACTTTCTGAAGTCCGATCAGAGAAACACAGATCCAGAAGATTCAGAGGACAGCCACAGGTCCAGATCACAGAGCATGCGGGACAATCTATCTGAGGATGAAGAGTTCAGACCGTCGTCTGAGATGATCAAGATCTGGCAGACAATGGAGCGAGAGATCACCAGAAGTGAAGACAAGCGATGTCGAGAAGCTCAGAGAGACTCCAGAGCGGACGACGTCTGCCGCTCGGACACAGCGATGACGCCAAACAAGACCTGTGACGGAGAGAGCGGAGCATCAGACCTCAGCACCATCACAGAGGAATCCACAAGTCCATCGCCCATCAAGCATCGGACAGGAAGTCTGAAGGCGTTCAGGGAAGAGGCCTTCGTCCTCAGGGCACTAGTTCCTCGGGTCGCCCAGCTGAAGGCTGAGGCAGAGGTGGATCGACCTGGTGAGGATTCAAACCAGCTGGATGACGTAGACAAGACGAAGAGCAAAGTCCTCCATCTAGCTCGTCAGTACAGCCAGCGAATCAAAACGACCAAACCGGTGGTCCGACAGCGAAACCAGGGCATCCTGATCAGCAAGAAGAGCTTACCTTGTGTgttggaggagaaggagagcacAG GTAAACCCCACCTGACTCTGCCGCTGAGCCATGCAGGCCAGATCCGATCTCTGACCACCGGCCTCGCCTGCAGCTCGTTAGGCAGCTCGAGAGTGGCCTCCCCGGGCCGGGCTCGCTCCCGCAGCCCCCTTAGCCCACCTCAGTCCTCCGCCATCGAGGGCTTCAATTGGCCTGATGTCCGAGAACTCTGCTCCAAATACTTGGAGCATGGTCGCTCCCAGAAGAGCCCTGTAAGCCGGAGTCGCTCCATCCCAGAGCAAATGTTTGATGGTGGACTGAGGAGGCACTCCAGTTgctcctccagcctcctcctccctgacgGAGCTTCTGAGGAGGTTCCTTCATTCAAGCTTCAGGACACCAGCAGAGAAGAGCGCAGAAAGCGGCTCCACAGAGCCAATTCTCTGGACCCTCGGCTGAGCGGAGAGCAGCTGACCGAGCTGCAGAAGCTCCAGGACCAGGCTGCCAATGGCAACTACAGCGGTTACTATGTCGCAGCTGAGGCACCGTTACCAAACGACCCCGAACACAAGATCGTCGTCGTGGAGAAGCTTCCAGAGGCCGAGTCAGAGCCTGCGGAAACcaccaaagaagaagacgacAAGGACGACAACTACGTTCAGATCCGCTCACCGACCAGCAGGGAGAAGATCTCCATCATGGCTGTCATCGACCGCTGCCGGGTCTACCAGGAGTCTGATGAATataaacagagggaggaggtgaaagccAAAGCTGAGGCCGACACGGCAACAAACGAACGAGACAACGAGTCCCAGAAGACGAGCTCAGACTGTGGACAGAAGACAGACGGCGGTCAGCAGAACATCGTGAAGAATCTGAGAGACAAGTTCCAGAATCTGAGCTGA
- the LOC104934449 gene encoding pleckstrin homology domain-containing family G member 3 isoform X10, with protein sequence MGYQRSMWRSLAGGGAGGAGGAGHAVVRCSCSQEEVKISFRSTAEERRLRRVFVRRWFGRLSVSLLVRFLAPPSDARVADSPRLSSASVSSTERAPSATPSDSSDRRPLSLISTLSSGSGSSRDDLAPPPPAHSDIDLSPAGGAAESEGGSWPRPEPEGSGRGLNLTHTPSRAFSRRQQVSPFISGSMVPNRQLTYLDRVVMEIIETERTYVRDLRMIVEDYLAHIIDQCDLSIRPEQVCSLFGNIEDIYEFNSELLQALDLCDNNPVAIARCFVMKSEYFDIYTQYCTNYPNSVAALTECMRNKTLAKFFRDRQALLKRSLPLGSYLLKPVQRILKYHLLLQEIAKHFDPEEEGYEVVEEAIYTMTGVAWYINDMKRKHEHAVRLQEVQSLLLNWKGPDLTTYGELVLEGTFKVHRAKNERTLFLFDRMLLITKRRGEHYVYKTHISCSTLMLIESAKDSLSFSVTHYKHPKQPHTVQAKTVEEKKLWAHHIKRIILENHHAIIPQKAKDAILEMNPTYPHRYRYSPERLRKALSCQAEEIHRNSRQGRRQSEPTKQTLKSSGDKHSFLSDADSKDADVDKNGRLPEEDKPAGTKATCEQASTVQLPQEKTSEPAEHPGPEPSSDLDRLASTPPRISASPQRSKELNLEPAENLSSGTPDSDSKTLSSGESSSEEEDDVKGAAEEEGEASSILPSSVLDKASAIAQHFTNSIKRGSQDDTRSLGCASPRLPSRTGSSLSLSADTTDRPLRLSSGCSDATETFAVADLTLLSPRDDSLFDTDRGIRRRRDSTLSRQDQLLIGKIKSYYEDAENQDASFSLQRRESLTYIPSGLVRSSVSRFNNIPKDAPVQTTPCSSTTSSTLQTSSAESNSALPTDTRGHMVSSDSWDFLKSDQRNTDPEDSEDSHRSRSQSMRDNLSEDEEFRPSSEMIKIWQTMEREITRSEDKRCREAQRDSRADDVCRSDTAMTPNKTCDGESGASDLSTITEESTSPSPIKHRTGSLKAFREEAFVLRALVPRVAQLKAEAEVDRPGEDSNQLDDVDKTKSKVLHLARQYSQRIKTTKPVVRQRNQGILISKKSLPCVLEEKESTGKPHLTLPLSHAGQIRSLTTGLACSSLGSSRVASPGRARSRSPLSPPQSSAIEGFNWPDVRELCSKYLEHGRSQKSPVSRSRSIPEQMFDGGLRRHSSCSSSLLLPDGASEEVPSFKLQDTSREERRKRLHRANSLDPRLSGEQLTELQKLQDQAANGNYSGYYVAAEAPLPNDPEHKIVVVEKLPEAESEPAETTKEEDDKDDNYVQIRSPTSREKISIMAVIDRCRVYQESDEYKQREEVKAKAEADTATNERDNESQKTSSDCGQKTDGGQQNIVKNLRDKFQNLS encoded by the exons ATGGGGTATCAGAGGAGCATGTGGCGTAGtctggctggaggaggagcaggaggagcaggaggagcaggtcaTGCTGTGGTGAGGTGTTCATGTtcacaggaggaggtgaagatcTCCTTCAGGAGCACTGCGGAGGAGCGGCGGCTCAGGCGAGTCTTCGTCCGCCGCTGGTTCG GTCGGCTGTCAGTGTCTCTGCTGGTCAGATTTTTAGCCCCGCCCTCTGACGCGCGGGTAGCCG actcCCCCCGCCTGTCCAGCGCCTCCGTCAGCAGTACTGAGCGCGCTCCGTCAGCCACGCCCTCTGACAGCTCGGACCGCCGCCCGCTCAGCCTGATCTCCACACTGTCCTCGGGCTCCGGGTCGTCCAGAGACGACCTCGCCCCGCCACCACCCGCCCACAGTGACATCGACCTGAGCCCTGCTGGGGGCGCTGCCGAGAGCGAGGGGGGGTCGTGGCCACGCCCAGAGCCCGAGGGGAGTGGGCGGGGCCTCAACCTCACGCACACACCGAGCAGAGCCTTCAGTCGGCGCCAGCAGGTGTCGCCGTTTATCAGCGGGAGCATGGTGCCGAACCGTCAGCTGACCTACCTGGACCGGGTCGTCATGGAGATCATAGAGACGGAGAGGACGTACGTCAGAGACCTGCGCATGATTGTCGAg GATTACCTGGCTCACATCATCGATCAGTGTGACCTGTCCATCCGTCCTGAACAGGTGTGCTCTCTGTTTGGAAACATCGAGGACATCTACGAGTTCAACAG CGAGCTGCTTCAGGCTCTCGACCTGTGTGACAACAACCCTGTCGCCATTGCCAGGTGTTTCGTCATGAAG AGTGAATACTTTGATATCTACACACAATACTGCACCAACTACCCAAA TTCGGTTGCCGCGTTGACGGAGTGCATGAGGAATAAAACTCTGGCAAAGTTTTTTCGGGATCGTCAGGCGTTGTTGAAGCGTTCGCTGCCTCTCGGTTCATACCTGCTCAAACCTGTTCAGAGGATCCTCAAATACCACCTGCTGCTCCAG GAGATAGCGAAGCACTTTGACCCAGAGGAGGAGGGTTatgaggtggtggaggaggccATCTACACCATGACGGGAGTCGCCTGGTACATCAACGACATGAAGAGGAAACACGAGCACGCCGTCAGACTGCAG GAGGTTCAGTCTCTGCTGCTGAACTGGAAGGGTCCGGACCTCACCACGTATGGAGAACTGGTTCTGGAGGGAACCTTCAAAGTTCATCGAGCTAAAAACGAAAGAACGCTCTTCCTGTTTGACCGCATGCTGCTCATCACCAAACGCCGCGGAGAACACTACGTCTACAAGACGCACATCTCA tgttccACTCTGATGCTGATTGAAAGTGCCAAAGACTCTCTGAGCTTCAGCGTTACTCATTACAAACACCCCAAACAGCCTCACACCGTCCAG GCGAAGAcggtggaggagaagaagttGTGGGCTCATCACATCAAACGCATCATTCTGGAGAACCACCACGCCATCATCCCACAGAAG GCTAAAGACGCCATCTTGGAAATGAACCCTACAT ACCCTCACAGGTATCGCTACAGTCCTGAGCGGCTGAGGAAAGCTCTGTCCTGTCAGGCTGAAGAGATTCACCGTAACAGCCGCCAGGGACGACGACAGTCCG aacCGACCAAACAGACGTTGAAGAGCAGCGGAGATAAACACAGCTTCCTGTCTGATG CCGACTCAAAG GACGCTGATGTCGACAAAAATGGACGACTTCCTGAAGAAGACAAGCCAGCTGGAACTAAAGCGACCTGTGAGCAG GCCTCCACAGTACAGCTGCCACAGGAGAAGACGTCTGAACCTGCAGAACACCCTGGACCAGAACCGTCCTCTGATCTGGACAGGTTGGCCTCTACGCCTCCGAGGATCTCAGCGTCACCTCAAAGATCAAAAGAACTGAATCTAGAGCCGGCAGAGAATCTGTCCTCTGGCACGCCAGATTCAGACTCAAAGACTTTAAGCAGCGGGGAATCATcgtcggaggaggaggacgatgtAAAGGGGGCAGcggaagaagagggtgaagcTAGCAgcatccttccttcctctgtcctgGACAAAGCCAGCGCCATCGCTCAGCACTTCACCAACAGCATCAAACGAGGCAGCCAGGACGACACCCGCTCCCTCGGCTGTGCTTCACCACGGCTGCCCAGCAGGACCGGCAGCAGCCTCAGCCTCAGTGCCGATACCACCGATCGACCTTTGCGGCTCAGCAGTGGCTGTTCTGATGCAACGGAGACCTTCGCCGTGGCAGACTTGACCCTGCTGTCTCCTCGGGATGACAGCCTCTTTGACACTGACCGAGGAATTCGGCGCAGGCGGGACTCGACACTGTCCAGGCAGGACCAGTTACTGATTGGCAAAATCAAGAGTTACTATGAGGACGCTGAGAACCAGGACGCGTCCTTCAGCCTCCAGCGTAGAGAGAGCCTGACGTACATCCCGTCTGGGCTGGTTAGGAGCTCCGTCAGCAGGTTCAACAACATCCCAAAGGATGCACCTGTTCAGACAACCCCATGCTCCTCCACCACATCCTCCACTCTGCAGACTTCTTCAGCGGAGTCAAACTCAGCTTTGCCCACAGATACCCGGGGTCACATGGTCTCCAGTGACTCTTGGGACTTTCTGAAGTCCGATCAGAGAAACACAGATCCAGAAGATTCAGAGGACAGCCACAGGTCCAGATCACAGAGCATGCGGGACAATCTATCTGAGGATGAAGAGTTCAGACCGTCGTCTGAGATGATCAAGATCTGGCAGACAATGGAGCGAGAGATCACCAGAAGTGAAGACAAGCGATGTCGAGAAGCTCAGAGAGACTCCAGAGCGGACGACGTCTGCCGCTCGGACACAGCGATGACGCCAAACAAGACCTGTGACGGAGAGAGCGGAGCATCAGACCTCAGCACCATCACAGAGGAATCCACAAGTCCATCGCCCATCAAGCATCGGACAGGAAGTCTGAAGGCGTTCAGGGAAGAGGCCTTCGTCCTCAGGGCACTAGTTCCTCGGGTCGCCCAGCTGAAGGCTGAGGCAGAGGTGGATCGACCTGGTGAGGATTCAAACCAGCTGGATGACGTAGACAAGACGAAGAGCAAAGTCCTCCATCTAGCTCGTCAGTACAGCCAGCGAATCAAAACGACCAAACCGGTGGTCCGACAGCGAAACCAGGGCATCCTGATCAGCAAGAAGAGCTTACCTTGTGTgttggaggagaaggagagcacAG GTAAACCCCACCTGACTCTGCCGCTGAGCCATGCAGGCCAGATCCGATCTCTGACCACCGGCCTCGCCTGCAGCTCGTTAGGCAGCTCGAGAGTGGCCTCCCCGGGCCGGGCTCGCTCCCGCAGCCCCCTTAGCCCACCTCAGTCCTCCGCCATCGAGGGCTTCAATTGGCCTGATGTCCGAGAACTCTGCTCCAAATACTTGGAGCATGGTCGCTCCCAGAAGAGCCCTGTAAGCCGGAGTCGCTCCATCCCAGAGCAAATGTTTGATGGTGGACTGAGGAGGCACTCCAGTTgctcctccagcctcctcctccctgacgGAGCTTCTGAGGAGGTTCCTTCATTCAAGCTTCAGGACACCAGCAGAGAAGAGCGCAGAAAGCGGCTCCACAGAGCCAATTCTCTGGACCCTCGGCTGAGCGGAGAGCAGCTGACCGAGCTGCAGAAGCTCCAGGACCAGGCTGCCAATGGCAACTACAGCGGTTACTATGTCGCAGCTGAGGCACCGTTACCAAACGACCCCGAACACAAGATCGTCGTCGTGGAGAAGCTTCCAGAGGCCGAGTCAGAGCCTGCGGAAACcaccaaagaagaagacgacAAGGACGACAACTACGTTCAGATCCGCTCACCGACCAGCAGGGAGAAGATCTCCATCATGGCTGTCATCGACCGCTGCCGGGTCTACCAGGAGTCTGATGAATataaacagagggaggaggtgaaagccAAAGCTGAGGCCGACACGGCAACAAACGAACGAGACAACGAGTCCCAGAAGACGAGCTCAGACTGTGGACAGAAGACAGACGGCGGTCAGCAGAACATCGTGAAGAATCTGAGAGACAAGTTCCAGAATCTGAGCTGA